A segment of the Aridibaculum aurantiacum genome:
TTTCGCTGTTCGCATTTATAAATTGTTTAAGTATTTAAATGAGTCAAAGAAGGAATTTGTACTGAGTAAACAGTTATTAAGAAGTGGAACTTCTATAGGTGCAAATATCAGGGAAGCTTATAACGCATCGAGTAAAGCTGATTTCATCAATAAGCTCTCAATAGCTCAAAAAGAAGCGGATGAAAGTATCTACTGGTTAGAGCTTCTAAAGGAAGTTGATTTATTAACGCAAGAAGAATCTAATTCGATTTATGGTGAAGCTGTCGAATTATTGAAGATGATCAGAAGCAGTATAATGACTGCCAAAAAGAACATTCAAAACATAAGTAAGAAAACCGTATGAAAACTATGAACTATGAATGATGAATGAGAGCAATTTTATTGCTAGGTGGGTCAATTCATTTATCATTTATAGTTCATCATTTATAATTAGAAGAACATGTTGAAATTAGGAATATTAGGTTTAGGCGAAGGTCGCAGCACCATCTCTGCTGCCTTACAAAGCGGCAGGTATGCACTAAAGATGATTTGCGATGCAAAGGAAGAATTATGTAAGCAGCGTGCTAAGGAATTTGATTTTCATCAATACACAACCAGCTACCAGCAGATGCTGGATGATAAAGAGATTGATGTTGTCGCTATCTATACACCTGATCATTTACATGCACAGCATGTGAAGCAGGCATTACTGCACGATAAGCATGTGGTATGTACCAAGCCTTTCATCGACAACCTGGCTGATGCAAAAGAGTTACTGGAGCTACAGGAAAAGTCAGGGAAGAAAGTTTTCATAGGTCAAAGCTCAAGATTCTTTGAGCCAGCTAAAAGACAACGCAAAGACTATGAAGCAGGCTTATTGGGAGAATTGATAACAGTGGAAAGTCACTACCATGCAGACCATCGTTGGTTCCTGGAAAAAGGTTGGTCGCTGATGCAGTCATTCAAATGGTTGTATGGAGGATTAAGTCATCCTGTAGATTTCATAAGATGGTACCTGCCCAACATAGAAGAAGTAATGGGTTACGGAATGGTGAGCAGCAATGGTAAAACAGCAGGTTTAAAAAATGAAGACACCATGCACTTCATCTTCAAAGCTACTGATGGTAGAATTGCAAGAGTGAGCGGTGTATATACCAGCCCCATTCAACCGGCACAACGCGATAGCGGCATGACCGTAATCTTAAGATGTACAGAAGGTGCCAGCCAGGCTGACTACCACGAGTTGCGCTATTCCGTTACAGATAAAACAGGTGAAGAAAAGATCATCCACTGGGGTGATAGCACCATGAAGCACTACTTCCGCTTCGAAGGTCAGAGCCATCACGCAGGTGAGTACCAGAACTACCTGGAATATTTTGCTGATAGTATTGAACAAGGCTTTACGGCTTATCCCGACATGCAGGAAGGAATCGGAACCATCGCATTATTACAAGCCATGGACAGGTCATTGCAAACAGGCATGCCTGTGAAAGTAGATGCGATATTGGATGAGTATGGATTAACAAATGAAAAATTAAAAATGAAAAATTAAAAAGAAGAAGCAGGAGTGTAGTCACATTACTCCACAGGTTTTTCATTTTACATTTTTCATTTTGCCTTAACCATGAAAGATATATACACCTTACTACAGCCTCTTGACTTCGCAATAGTAGCAGCTTATTTGGTGATACTAATAGCTATTGGCTATTGGGTTAGTAAGAAGCGCAACAAAGAAGATAACCTGTTTCTTGCCGGCCGTTCATTAGGCTGGACGAGCATAGGCTTTACCATGTGGGGTACCAATGTTGGTCCTTCTATGCTCATCGCTTCTGCAAGCATTGGTTATACAACCGGTGTAGTTGCAGGCAACTTTGGATGGTATGCGTTTCCGTTCATCTTCCTGTTAGCCGTTGTCTTTGCGCCACGTTACCTGAGTGCTAAAGTGTCTACCCTGCCAGAATTCATGGGCAAGCGTTTTGGCGAATCGACACGCAGTATTCTTGCATGGTATAGCATTGTTACCATACTCATATCATGGCTTGCACTTACACTTTATTCAGGTGGCATATTGGTAAGCCAGATACTCAACTTCCCTTTGTGGTTATCTATTCTTACACTGGTGCTCGTGTCTGCATTCTTTGCCATAGCAGGTGGATTAAAAGCCATCGCTTATACCAACGTCTTCCAGATGATTTTGCTGATCGTTGTATCACTTATCATCACGGTGGTAGGTGTGATGAAAGTTGGAGGGCCTGTAGCACTATTCGAAAAAACGCCAGCTCATTATTGGAACCTGTTGTTGCCAATGGATGACAAGAATTATCCTTGGCTCGCTATTGCATTGGGTTATCCTGTTATGGGTGTATGGTTCTGGTGCACCGATCAATCAATGGTGCAATCAGTACTTGGTGCAAAGAACCTGAAGCAGGGACAGCTGGGTGCCAACTTCACCGGCTGGTTGAAGATCTTCGATGTAGCGTTATTCATCATTCCCGGCATCGTATGTTTTATTTTATTTCCCAATCTTAAAAATCCTGATGAAGCATACATGACCATGGTTACACAACTGTTTCCATCTGGTATGACAGGATTGGTGATGGCCGTATTGATTGCTGCGCTTGTCAGCACCATCGATAGTGCACTCAACTCGCTCAGTACAGTCTTCACCATGGATATCTACATCAAAAACTACAAGCCTGGTGCTACTCAAAATGAGATCAATCGTATCGGCCGGATTGTAATGATGATAGGTGCTGCTATTGCTGTAGCATTAGCATTGGGCATCAACAGCATCAAAGGTTTAAACCTTTTCGATGTATTCCAGGCAGTGCTTGGTTTCATTGCGCCACCCATGTCAGTCGTGTTTCTCTTCGGTGTGCTTTGGAAAAAGACAACCACCCGTGCTGCCAACTTCATCTTATCGGTGGGAACAATCATAAGTATTGGCACCGGTATCTTGTACCTGTGGGTGTTCCCTTCTAATGTATACACCTTCTGGCCGCACTTCCTGTTGCTTTCGTTTTACATATTTGTCGTGCTTGCCATCTCTGCGTTTGTTATCAGTTATTTCGATAAAAATTACACACCTGTTACCCAGCACCAACTTGCATTTGCAGAAGCACCAAAGCCCAGCAGGCGCGTGATGTTTTCATGGGCTGTCCTCATCATAGTGATGATAAGCTTGTATGTGCTGTTTAATGGACATGGATAAGGCATAAGAAGTCAAAAGTGAAAATTCAAAAGTCAAAATAGAAGAACTCATAACTTATCATTAATCACTCATAACTCCCTTCATGGATAAAAGATATTTTGGTAACCAGCTCGATCACACTACTCAACAGCCGTTGCGTCGCACACTTGTGCCGATGGGAAATCTGATGAACCAAGTCAAAATTCAAAGTTCAAAATTCAAAAGCAAGTACCTAAAGTGTATCAGCCTTTTTGCTTTTTTACTTTTGACTTTTGACTTTGTGCTTGCGCAGCAAGCCACATGGATCTGGTACCCCGGAGACTACGAGATCTGGTTAAGTAACAAAATGCAAAACCGCCGTACAGAGCGTGGTTCTTTCTTTCCACCTTTTTGGAAATTAGATAGCCATTACCCGCTCATGGACTTTCACAAGGTATTTGATGTTAAATCTCCTGAAACCATTGAGCTATTTGTAGAAGGTAAATACAATGTAAAGCTGGACGGGAAGCCGCTTGAAGGAACACCAACCAAGGTTACCATTCCTGCAGGCAAGCACAAGATCAACATCAAAGTTTTCAACCAGCAGTATGTGCCTGCTATCTATTTAAAAGGCAAAAGCATTGTTTCAGACAGCAGCTGGTTGGTGACATACGAAGACAAAGAATGGATAGATGAAACAGGTAAGGTATCTGATCAATCCGGTACGACATGGTTGAAAGCCGGCTACTGGAATTTTGATAAGCCTACGGCCAGGCCATCACAAGTGCAACTGCCGGTAAGAGCGCAGCGTGCAGTAAAGACAACAAAAAAAGGCAATGCACTACTGGCCGATTTCGGCAAAGAAACATTTGGCTTCATCAAGCTGCACGGGCTAAAGGGTAAGGGCAACCTGACCATCTATTATGGAGAGTCGCAGGAAGAAGCACTATCAACTACACATGGAGAAACCCTCGATCGTTTGCAGGTCAACAGGCCAAGCAAAAGAGATAGTGTGATGGAGCTGTCAAAAGCGTTCCGTTATGTAAATATCATTGCTGATCCTGCTGTTACTTACGATTCGGTTTCTATGCTGTATGAGTATGCTCCCGTTACTGTTCGTGGCGACTTCCGTTGTTCTGACGACCTGATCAACAAGATCTATGACGTATCAAAGTACACGTTTGAACTGAACACTAGAGAGTTCTTCATTGATGGTATCAAGCGCGATAGGTGGATCTGGAGTGGCGATGCATACCAGAGTTACCTGATGAATTACTATCTCTACTTCGACAATCCTACAGTGGAAAGAACACTGGTAGCATTGCGTGGTAAAGACCCGGTGACAAGTCACATCAACACCATCATGGATTATACGTTTTATTGGTTCATTGGCATCTACGACTACTACCTCTACACCGGCGATACCAAGTTCATTCAACAGTACTACCCGCGTATGCAAAGCCTGATGGAATATGTTTTATCACGGCGCAACAAGAACGGTATGGTAGAAGGTTTATCAGGTGATTGGGTGTTCATTGATTGGGCTGAAGGACTGAGTA
Coding sequences within it:
- a CDS encoding four helix bundle protein, with protein sequence MMNEKKNILKDKSFHFAVRIYKLFKYLNESKKEFVLSKQLLRSGTSIGANIREAYNASSKADFINKLSIAQKEADESIYWLELLKEVDLLTQEESNSIYGEAVELLKMIRSSIMTAKKNIQNISKKTV
- a CDS encoding Gfo/Idh/MocA family protein, whose amino-acid sequence is MLKLGILGLGEGRSTISAALQSGRYALKMICDAKEELCKQRAKEFDFHQYTTSYQQMLDDKEIDVVAIYTPDHLHAQHVKQALLHDKHVVCTKPFIDNLADAKELLELQEKSGKKVFIGQSSRFFEPAKRQRKDYEAGLLGELITVESHYHADHRWFLEKGWSLMQSFKWLYGGLSHPVDFIRWYLPNIEEVMGYGMVSSNGKTAGLKNEDTMHFIFKATDGRIARVSGVYTSPIQPAQRDSGMTVILRCTEGASQADYHELRYSVTDKTGEEKIIHWGDSTMKHYFRFEGQSHHAGEYQNYLEYFADSIEQGFTAYPDMQEGIGTIALLQAMDRSLQTGMPVKVDAILDEYGLTNEKLKMKN
- a CDS encoding sodium:solute symporter; amino-acid sequence: MKDIYTLLQPLDFAIVAAYLVILIAIGYWVSKKRNKEDNLFLAGRSLGWTSIGFTMWGTNVGPSMLIASASIGYTTGVVAGNFGWYAFPFIFLLAVVFAPRYLSAKVSTLPEFMGKRFGESTRSILAWYSIVTILISWLALTLYSGGILVSQILNFPLWLSILTLVLVSAFFAIAGGLKAIAYTNVFQMILLIVVSLIITVVGVMKVGGPVALFEKTPAHYWNLLLPMDDKNYPWLAIALGYPVMGVWFWCTDQSMVQSVLGAKNLKQGQLGANFTGWLKIFDVALFIIPGIVCFILFPNLKNPDEAYMTMVTQLFPSGMTGLVMAVLIAALVSTIDSALNSLSTVFTMDIYIKNYKPGATQNEINRIGRIVMMIGAAIAVALALGINSIKGLNLFDVFQAVLGFIAPPMSVVFLFGVLWKKTTTRAANFILSVGTIISIGTGILYLWVFPSNVYTFWPHFLLLSFYIFVVLAISAFVISYFDKNYTPVTQHQLAFAEAPKPSRRVMFSWAVLIIVMISLYVLFNGHG
- a CDS encoding alpha-L-rhamnosidase C-terminal domain-containing protein; translated protein: MDKRYFGNQLDHTTQQPLRRTLVPMGNLMNQVKIQSSKFKSKYLKCISLFAFLLLTFDFVLAQQATWIWYPGDYEIWLSNKMQNRRTERGSFFPPFWKLDSHYPLMDFHKVFDVKSPETIELFVEGKYNVKLDGKPLEGTPTKVTIPAGKHKINIKVFNQQYVPAIYLKGKSIVSDSSWLVTYEDKEWIDETGKVSDQSGTTWLKAGYWNFDKPTARPSQVQLPVRAQRAVKTTKKGNALLADFGKETFGFIKLHGLKGKGNLTIYYGESQEEALSTTHGETLDRLQVNRPSKRDSVMELSKAFRYVNIIADPAVTYDSVSMLYEYAPVTVRGDFRCSDDLINKIYDVSKYTFELNTREFFIDGIKRDRWIWSGDAYQSYLMNYYLYFDNPTVERTLVALRGKDPVTSHINTIMDYTFYWFIGIYDYYLYTGDTKFIQQYYPRMQSLMEYVLSRRNKNGMVEGLSGDWVFIDWAEGLSKKGEVSFEQLLFARSLEAMAISANIAGDATNGAKYQQLATDLKSKIFSTYWNEGKQALVHSRIDGVPTDHVTRYANMFAIFFNWLNDAQKQGVKQNVLLNKDVPKITTPYMRFYELEALAAMGEQAYVLKEMKDYWGGMLNLGATSFWEEYNPSKQGVEHLAMYGRPFGKSLCHAWGASPIYLLGKYYLGVKPTAPGYETYVIEPSLGGLQWMEGKVPTPHGQVTMYVSTNNIKVKSDGGIGTLRLKSASMPVVEGAQVRSKGDGVYEVTIEKGKEYSINYKSI